In the Leptotrichia sp. oral taxon 212 genome, one interval contains:
- a CDS encoding nitronate monooxygenase family protein produces the protein MKKNRITEILGIKYPIIQGPMAWLTDAKLVAAVSNAGGLGILGPCAGQTTMTPSPQETMERMREEIRKTRELTDKPFGVVILVDTDMRFTEPILDMIIEEKVNVALVNGLDGTDYNGTFKRLKNAGIKIVFRPLDPTIENARMAEKLGADVYVATGFDEGGTLPGAQIGTFSIVPLIVDAVKNIPVMAAGGISDIRGVRAAFALGAEGVFLGTRFLATEEARTAQNVKELMLKTTAEDLHIFRTLPHFYRSIPTKLSAKLVEMDKNGATREELLLKQDRRNNMKLGMLDGDENGYISVGLGVSFIKEIKSVKEVVNELMADFID, from the coding sequence ATGAAAAAAAATAGAATAACAGAAATTTTAGGAATCAAATATCCGATAATACAAGGACCAATGGCATGGCTGACAGATGCAAAATTGGTAGCTGCAGTGAGTAATGCCGGTGGACTAGGAATTTTAGGACCTTGTGCAGGTCAAACAACAATGACGCCTTCTCCACAGGAAACAATGGAAAGAATGAGGGAAGAAATTAGAAAAACAAGAGAATTAACTGACAAACCTTTTGGTGTTGTTATTTTAGTCGATACTGATATGAGATTTACAGAACCGATATTAGATATGATAATTGAAGAAAAAGTTAATGTTGCATTGGTAAATGGGCTTGATGGAACGGATTATAACGGGACTTTTAAAAGATTAAAAAATGCTGGAATAAAAATTGTTTTTAGACCCTTAGACCCAACTATTGAAAATGCTAGAATGGCAGAAAAACTAGGGGCTGATGTCTATGTAGCGACTGGATTTGATGAAGGTGGAACATTACCTGGAGCACAAATTGGAACTTTTTCGATAGTGCCGTTGATAGTGGATGCTGTAAAAAATATTCCTGTTATGGCTGCCGGAGGAATTTCTGATATACGTGGCGTCAGAGCTGCATTTGCACTTGGAGCTGAAGGAGTATTTCTTGGAACAAGATTTTTAGCTACAGAAGAAGCAAGAACAGCACAGAACGTAAAAGAATTAATGCTAAAGACAACTGCTGAAGATTTACATATTTTTAGAACATTGCCTCACTTTTACAGATCTATTCCTACAAAACTATCGGCAAAATTAGTTGAAATGGATAAAAACGGTGCTACAAGAGAAGAACTGCTCTTAAAACAGGATAGAAGAAACAATATGAAACTCGGAATGCTTGATGGGGATGAAAATGGATACATTTCGGTTGGTTTAGGAGTAAGTTTTATTAAGGAAATTAAATCTGTTAAAGAAGTTGTAAACGAGTTAATGGCTGATTTTATTGATTAA
- a CDS encoding PTS sugar transporter subunit IIA, whose protein sequence is MLNNREIKMLDIFSSGEEVSIKKLKEKFDISERMVRYDIDKINFVLSIFNIKPIYRNKSGTFKLDSNNKINKIKIMVKEAEPIDIEKRKKLIKLLLITSAKKTNISNLMNKFDTSRITINNDLNIIKKEFKEKDILLSTKKGIILEGKISNLIKYRVETISECLKELKKENKTNYRLKIEEIFEENLNIRKVDFLSNLLEKILTDLKFSATDENYKTLISYIILLQSKTFHDEINNFICVDGSIIKDWDEYRIIKEEIKKQKLDEIFNEQDIFIITDLIVGITSYNKVSQFYENWIDIDILAKNLIENINSRLNVNISKDELLFEYLRQHLKPLFYRVKNGYALNEKFIQDLKFTKNHLFYLIKESLDILINILKKDIPDEEIFLLMLHFQASMERVISNDIKVKRVVVVSTLGYGISQMLVDNISSMFNVEIVSVTPYFKIKDTLQKNKNINYIITTVDIEDKISDNIPVLKVNPIFTMDDKKKMLDVGFTPNNKKVLMTELIQIIEEETVIKNRKKLIEKLENKMKERIINDTVEDNEDKNIITTQNIIFDYEAKSIEDAIKYTCNILEKKKYIASSYTKSILDILKNHTSYMIIHNGIILPHARNDANVFKTSGILIELKNILELNGNKIKYIFTFAIKDKEKELNKVSKIINKIFKDKMLKIMKTRDKNKIVEYFSKNDNM, encoded by the coding sequence ATGTTAAATAACAGAGAAATAAAAATGTTAGATATTTTTTCTTCTGGAGAAGAGGTATCGATTAAGAAATTAAAAGAAAAATTTGATATTTCTGAGAGAATGGTAAGATATGATATTGACAAAATCAATTTTGTTTTGTCAATATTTAACATTAAACCTATATATAGAAACAAATCAGGAACATTTAAGTTAGATAGTAATAATAAAATAAATAAAATCAAGATTATGGTTAAAGAGGCAGAACCTATAGATATTGAAAAAAGAAAAAAACTCATAAAATTACTATTGATTACATCTGCAAAAAAAACCAATATATCAAATTTAATGAATAAATTCGATACATCACGAATTACTATTAATAATGATTTGAATATTATAAAAAAAGAATTTAAAGAAAAAGATATTCTTTTAAGTACTAAAAAAGGAATAATACTTGAAGGGAAAATATCAAACTTAATAAAATATAGAGTTGAAACAATATCTGAATGCTTAAAGGAACTGAAAAAAGAAAATAAAACAAATTATAGACTAAAAATAGAAGAAATTTTTGAAGAAAATTTAAATATAAGGAAAGTAGATTTTTTAAGTAATTTATTAGAAAAAATCTTAACTGATTTAAAATTTTCAGCAACAGATGAGAATTATAAAACATTAATTTCATATATTATTTTGTTACAATCTAAAACTTTTCATGATGAAATTAATAATTTTATATGTGTTGATGGCTCAATAATAAAGGATTGGGATGAATACAGGATAATAAAAGAGGAAATCAAAAAACAAAAATTGGATGAAATATTTAATGAGCAGGATATTTTTATAATAACTGATTTGATAGTTGGGATAACTTCTTATAATAAAGTTTCTCAATTTTATGAAAATTGGATAGATATAGACATTCTAGCTAAAAATTTGATTGAAAACATAAATAGCAGATTGAATGTGAATATATCAAAGGATGAACTGTTATTTGAATATTTAAGACAACATTTAAAACCTTTATTTTATAGAGTGAAAAATGGTTATGCTCTAAATGAAAAATTTATACAGGATTTAAAATTTACAAAAAATCATTTATTCTACTTAATAAAAGAATCATTAGATATTTTAATTAATATATTAAAAAAAGATATTCCAGATGAAGAAATATTTTTATTAATGCTTCACTTTCAGGCTTCAATGGAGAGAGTTATAAGTAATGATATAAAAGTAAAAAGAGTAGTGGTAGTGAGTACATTAGGTTATGGAATTTCACAAATGTTAGTAGATAATATATCTTCAATGTTTAATGTAGAAATAGTTTCGGTAACACCCTATTTTAAAATCAAAGATACTTTGCAGAAGAATAAAAATATAAATTATATAATTACTACAGTGGATATAGAGGATAAAATTTCAGACAATATTCCAGTACTAAAAGTTAATCCGATATTTACAATGGACGATAAGAAAAAAATGTTGGATGTTGGTTTTACTCCTAATAATAAAAAGGTTTTAATGACTGAATTGATTCAAATTATTGAAGAGGAAACAGTAATAAAAAATAGAAAAAAATTAATTGAAAAACTTGAGAATAAAATGAAAGAAAGAATTATTAATGATACTGTCGAAGATAATGAAGATAAAAATATAATTACGACTCAGAATATTATTTTTGACTATGAAGCTAAAAGTATTGAAGATGCCATAAAGTATACATGCAATATTCTGGAGAAAAAAAAGTATATAGCAAGCTCATATACTAAGAGTATTCTGGATATATTGAAGAATCACACATCCTATATGATAATACACAATGGTATAATCTTACCGCATGCAAGAAATGATGCTAATGTGTTTAAAACTTCAGGAATTTTAATTGAATTAAAAAATATTCTTGAACTTAATGGAAATAAAATAAAATATATTTTTACTTTTGCTATAAAGGATAAAGAAAAGGAACTTAATAAAGTAAGCAAAATTATAAATAAAATTTTTAAAGATAAAATGCTTAAAATAATGAAAACAAGAGATAAAAATAAAATAGTAGAGTATTTTTCAAAAAATGACAATATGTAG
- a CDS encoding transposase, protein MGKKKIDKEIFKALIEDYGIKDTDDIKDMLKDLMSSTIQTILETEIEHEPGYAKNSVSEKNTSISRNGYSKKTVRH, encoded by the coding sequence ATGGGTAAAAAGAAAATAGATAAGGAAATATTCAAGGCTTTAATTGAAGATTATGGAATTAAGGATACAGATGATATTAAAGATATGCTGAAGGATTTAATGTCAAGCACAATTCAGACTATACTGGAAACTGAAATAGAACATGAGCCGGGATATGCCAAGAATTCTGTATCAGAAAAGAACACATCAATCTCAAGGAACGGATATTCTAAAAAGACTGTAAGACATTAA
- a CDS encoding LysR family transcriptional regulator, whose amino-acid sequence MDIRILRYFIAIAKEKNITKAAQSLYIFQPALHSS is encoded by the coding sequence ATGGATATCAGAATTTTACGCTACTTTATAGCTATCGCAAAAGAGAAGAATATTACTAAAGCTGCACAAAGCCTTTATATTTTCCAACCAGCTTTACACAGCAGTTAA
- a CDS encoding PTS sugar transporter subunit IIA: protein MKNYFKEENIFLNFDANDRKDFLSKISKILFEKKYVKEGFNDSIIEREEKYPTGLDFGEYKIAIPHTNPEYVNEEGIVTVKLKKPIIFRDMGLDENDLEVSVIFVLLVQKGEEQVNLLTKLMSLLEQKEVYNAIRNASDKEEILRILSKNF, encoded by the coding sequence ATGAAAAATTATTTTAAAGAGGAAAATATATTTTTAAATTTTGATGCAAATGACAGAAAAGATTTTCTTTCTAAAATATCCAAAATATTATTTGAAAAAAAATATGTAAAGGAGGGATTTAATGATTCAATTATTGAAAGAGAAGAAAAATACCCTACAGGTTTAGATTTTGGAGAATATAAGATTGCGATTCCTCACACAAATCCAGAGTATGTTAATGAAGAAGGAATTGTAACAGTTAAGTTAAAAAAACCAATTATTTTTAGGGATATGGGGTTAGATGAAAATGATCTGGAAGTATCAGTAATATTTGTGTTACTGGTACAAAAGGGGGAAGAACAGGTAAATCTATTAACAAAATTAATGTCTTTACTGGAACAGAAAGAAGTTTATAACGCTATTAGAAATGCATCAGATAAAGAAGAAATATTAAGAATATTGAGTAAAAATTTTTAA
- a CDS encoding helix-turn-helix domain-containing protein, with protein sequence MEIFEKFEIENIKKNRRICRINYTQKIFAGKWKITIIWFLKNEARRYSEIKKFLSNISQGSLTKQLRELEEDGIVGRKVYPEVPPRVEYFLTEKGKRLTPILDSMEEFANFYIDEYLKNH encoded by the coding sequence ATGGAAATTTTTGAAAAATTTGAAATAGAAAATATAAAAAAGAATAGAAGAATATGTAGAATAAATTATACTCAAAAAATTTTTGCAGGAAAATGGAAAATAACAATTATCTGGTTTTTAAAAAATGAAGCCAGAAGATATAGTGAAATTAAAAAGTTTTTATCGAATATTTCTCAAGGTTCACTTACTAAACAGTTAAGGGAACTTGAAGAAGACGGTATCGTGGGAAGAAAAGTTTATCCTGAAGTTCCTCCTAGAGTTGAATATTTTTTGACAGAGAAAGGTAAGAGACTGACTCCTATTCTTGATTCAATGGAAGAATTTGCTAATTTTTACATTGATGAGTATCTAAAAAATCATTAG
- a CDS encoding HPr family phosphocarrier protein → MISKILEVKNKTGLHARPISQIIKVISKYKSKTIFKVGDNKVENKSVLGFLKLGAKYGTKVEIEIDGEDENEVLKELEKLFYSNFGE, encoded by the coding sequence ATGATAAGTAAAATTTTAGAAGTTAAGAATAAAACAGGATTACATGCAAGACCAATTTCACAAATAATAAAAGTAATATCAAAGTATAAATCAAAAACTATATTTAAAGTAGGTGACAATAAAGTAGAGAATAAAAGTGTTTTAGGATTTTTAAAACTTGGAGCAAAGTATGGTACAAAAGTTGAAATAGAAATAGATGGAGAAGATGAAAATGAAGTATTAAAAGAATTGGAAAAGTTATTTTATTCAAATTTTGGAGAATAA
- a CDS encoding PTS sugar transporter subunit IIB: MKRIVVACGSGVATSQTVASKINSMLEDEGIKATVEAVDIKSLESIIDQVDVYVTIVPGSQTFDKPMINGIKFLTGMGMAEEFEKLKELLK, from the coding sequence ATGAAAAGAATAGTTGTAGCGTGTGGATCAGGAGTAGCAACATCGCAAACAGTTGCTTCAAAAATTAACAGTATGTTGGAAGATGAAGGGATAAAAGCAACAGTTGAAGCGGTTGATATAAAATCTCTTGAAAGCATAATAGACCAAGTTGATGTATATGTGACAATCGTTCCAGGTTCTCAAACTTTTGACAAGCCAATGATAAATGGAATTAAATTTTTGACTGGAATGGGAATGGCAGAAGAGTTTGAGAAATTAAAAGAATTATTGAAATAA
- a CDS encoding zinc ribbon domain-containing protein YjdM encodes MSLPKCPKCGSEYTYEDGSMLVCPECFYEWTLERSSENEENVVKDANGNILQNGDSITIIKDLKVKGASNDLKRGTKVKNIRLIDDGIHNIDCKIDGFGAMKLKSEFVKKN; translated from the coding sequence ATGAGTTTGCCAAAATGCCCGAAGTGTGGCTCTGAATATACATACGAGGATGGAAGTATGTTAGTCTGCCCGGAATGTTTTTATGAGTGGACACTGGAAAGAAGTAGTGAAAATGAAGAAAATGTTGTAAAGGATGCAAATGGAAATATTCTGCAAAATGGAGATAGTATTACAATAATTAAAGACTTAAAAGTAAAAGGTGCATCAAATGATCTGAAGAGGGGGACAAAAGTAAAAAATATCAGATTAATAGATGACGGAATTCATAATATTGATTGTAAAATTGATGGATTTGGAGCAATGAAATTAAAATCGGAATTCGTTAAGAAAAACTAG
- a CDS encoding NADH-dependent flavin oxidoreductase gives MSSSKIFEKYVLNNGVEIKNRLAVAPMTLFVANEDGTFSDEDFRFMSKRGENIGMFIVEATLVADGGKAFTRQPEAINETHLPALKKVAEILQKQGTKAILQIHHGGRLAIPAVNTNDITAPSYDEETGAKEMTVQEISNLIKAFGNATDLAIQAGFDGVEIHGANRYLIQQFYSGITNTRTDEWGGSIEKKMKFPLAVIDEVNKVKNKHNADKFIIGYRFSPEEPGENGLTMIETFALIDELIKKPLQYLHVSLPDFYINAYRGGDSEKPAIKLIHDRINGKLPLIGVGNLYTADQINKALNTGWAEFTALGKTAIINPNIGTLIRENRENEIETELDLDRKDKYDLGNFLWERAKEESPLLPPLKKK, from the coding sequence ATGAGTTCAAGTAAAATCTTTGAAAAATATGTACTGAATAATGGGGTAGAAATTAAAAACAGGCTTGCAGTAGCTCCTATGACGCTATTCGTTGCCAATGAAGACGGTACTTTTTCAGATGAAGATTTTAGGTTTATGAGTAAACGTGGGGAAAATATAGGGATGTTCATAGTGGAAGCCACTTTGGTTGCTGATGGGGGAAAGGCATTCACAAGGCAGCCCGAAGCTATCAATGAAACACATTTACCAGCTTTAAAAAAAGTAGCAGAAATTTTACAGAAGCAGGGAACAAAAGCTATACTTCAGATACATCATGGAGGAAGGCTGGCAATTCCAGCAGTAAATACCAATGATATAACAGCTCCAAGCTATGATGAAGAAACAGGAGCAAAGGAAATGACAGTACAGGAAATCAGCAATCTTATAAAGGCATTTGGGAATGCTACAGATTTAGCTATTCAGGCAGGATTTGACGGAGTGGAAATTCATGGGGCAAACAGATATCTTATCCAGCAGTTTTATTCAGGAATAACTAACACAAGAACTGACGAATGGGGAGGAAGTATAGAAAAAAAAATGAAATTTCCTTTAGCTGTTATAGATGAAGTAAATAAAGTTAAAAATAAACATAACGCCGATAAATTTATAATAGGATACCGTTTTTCACCTGAAGAACCAGGAGAAAATGGTTTGACAATGATTGAAACTTTTGCATTGATTGACGAGCTAATAAAAAAACCACTACAATATCTACATGTTTCGTTACCAGATTTCTATATAAATGCTTACCGTGGTGGAGATAGTGAAAAGCCTGCCATAAAACTGATTCATGATAGGATAAATGGAAAGCTTCCTTTAATTGGAGTTGGAAATCTTTATACTGCTGACCAGATAAATAAAGCTTTAAATACTGGATGGGCAGAATTTACAGCTCTTGGGAAAACTGCTATTATCAATCCTAATATTGGAACACTAATACGTGAAAACAGGGAAAATGAGATTGAGACTGAACTGGATCTGGATAGAAAAGATAAATATGATTTAGGTAACTTTTTATGGGAACGTGCCAAAGAAGAAAGTCCTTTATTGCCACCATTGAAGAAAAAATAA
- the ybaK gene encoding Cys-tRNA(Pro) deacylase encodes MKDKKEKIHKTNALRQLDKNKIPYTVHTYEWSEDKSGGLGVAEHFPELAERIFKTIVLKGKSKYLYVCVIHGYAHLDLKKVAKACGEKNIDLLPLSELEKETGYVRGGCSPVGMKKLYDTFFDVEAKNFDKIIVSAGKRGLQMEVETEKLIEAVNGKVADLTQ; translated from the coding sequence ATGAAAGATAAAAAGGAAAAGATACATAAAACAAATGCTCTTAGACAGTTGGATAAAAATAAGATTCCATATACTGTCCACACTTATGAATGGAGTGAAGATAAAAGCGGTGGGCTTGGAGTTGCCGAACATTTCCCTGAACTTGCAGAAAGAATTTTTAAGACTATTGTCTTAAAGGGAAAAAGTAAATATCTATATGTCTGTGTAATCCATGGATATGCTCATCTGGATTTGAAGAAAGTTGCCAAAGCCTGTGGTGAAAAGAATATTGATCTTCTTCCCCTTTCAGAACTTGAAAAGGAAACAGGATATGTCCGAGGTGGCTGCTCTCCTGTTGGAATGAAAAAATTATATGATACATTTTTTGATGTGGAAGCTAAAAATTTCGATAAGATAATAGTTTCAGCAGGAAAAAGAGGTTTACAGATGGAAGTTGAAACTGAAAAACTTATTGAAGCAGTAAATGGAAAAGTTGCTGATTTAACGCAATAA